The window AGTCGTTCGATGCGGTTCATGCCGCTCGCGGACTGCAAGCCGCCTGCCAGTCGCTGATGACGTCACGGCAGGAGCGGGTACGCCCAGGCGACGGAGCGGAAGGCGCCGCGCCTCGCGATGCCGACGCGGAGCGCCTCGTCGGGCGCGAGCGTTCGTGAGAGCGGGGTGAGCGCGGCGGGCCACGTCATCGTCGCGCCGTCGAGGCTCACGCTCTCGAACACGATCGACTCGCCTTGCTGGTTCAGCGCGGTCCGCGTCTCGAAGCGCGGGACGGCGGTGACGACCTCGAAGGTCAGGTCCTCGGTCACGGAGCGCGGTCGCCGCGCGTGGCGGACGACGCCGCCGGCGAGCACGAGGAGGCCCGGCACGAGCACCGCCGCGGTGACGCCCGCCGCGATCGCGGCGCCGCCGCCGGCGAGGAGCGCGCCCGCCGTCACGAAGGTCGCGCGCGTCACGCGATCGAGCGCGGCGCGGCGGCTCGTCGGCGCTCGGCCGCCGAGGCTCGCGCGCACGGCGGCCTCCGTCGTCGTCGCCTCGATCCACGTGAGCTGGCGCGTCGAAAATGGGAGGTCGGCCGGCTCGCGGTACGCGCCGGCGCTCAATGCAGGCCCGGGACCGGGACCCAGCCGGAGTCGTCGCCGGCGTCCTTCGGGCCCGCGCTCTCCTTGTTGTGGAGCATCAGCTCGACCGGCGTGACGACGCCGTCGCGGACGTCGATCTCGCGCTGCGCGATCACGTCCGCGATCGCGGGGTGCGTCACGGTGAGCTTGCGCTTGCCGACCGGGATCCCGTCGATGCGGAACTTGCCGGCGCCGTCGCTCACGGCGTGGAGCGGATACTGGAGGACGAAGAGGTCGTCGACGACGTACTTCCGATCGTGGTCGACGAGCTGGTAACGACCGGGGTGCTTCGGGTAGAGCTTCGTCGGATCGCCGCCCGGCGTCGCCATCATCAGCGCGCCGGGATCGCGCGGGACGAGGTCCGGCGTCCAGAACTCCTTCGTCTTGTTCTGGACCTCGAGGCGCTGCCCGTACGTCATCGTCACCGTGCGCGTCGCGTACCCGCAGCCCTCGATCGTCACGAGCCGCGCCTCCTTCGTCTCGGGGACGAAGAAGCCGGAGTAGCCGGTCACGATCGCGATCGCGTCGGCGAGCCACCGCGGCCCGTCGGGTTTGTCCGGCGGCGGCTCGCCCTCGCGGAACTCGCGCCCGTAGAACGCCTCGGCGGCGGGGCACTGCGTGTAGGTCGCGGGCGAGAGGCCGAGGCTCTTCGCGCGCGCCCCGTCGACCCGGATCGTCCCCTCGACGCTGCCGGTCGGACCGACGTAGGCGGGGAGCTTCTCCGGATTTACCGCCTTCTGCACCTGCGCGATCGGGATCGTCGTCACGTTGAGCGGCGCTGCGTCCGGGATCGTCGTCGCGACCGGCGCCGCGTCGGCGCTCGGCGTCTCCTCTTTCCGCGAGCACGAGCCGCAGCCGGCGACGAGCACGCTCGTCGCCGCGAACAGGAACGCCGCGCGCATGGACTAGCCGCCGGAGGGAGCGAAGATGCTCGCGGCCTTGATCGCGACGTCGAGCGACGAGCCCGGCGCGATGCCGAGGACGAGGACGAGGATGGCGGAGAGGACGAGCGCGGCCGAGACGTAGCCCGACTTCATCGGCGTCGCGAACGGCGCGCCCGCCGCCGGCTCGCGCATGTACATGAACACGAGCACGCGGAGGTAGTAGTAGACGCCGATGACCGAGTTCACGAACGCCACGATGGTGAGCGTGTAAAACCCGGAGTCCATCGCCGCGCGGAACACGAACCACTTGCCGAAGAAACCGGCCGTGGGCGGGATGCCGGCGAGCGACACGAGGAAGAGCGAGAAGGCGAGGGCGGCGGCGGGGTGGCGCTTGCCGATGCCGGCGAGGTCCTCGTAGCTCACCGCCTCCGCGCCCTTGCGGCCGCAGAGGATGAGCGCGCCGAACGCGCCCGCGGTCGAGACCGTGTACGTGAGGAGGTAGAAGAGGACGCTCGACGTCGCCTGCGCGATGTCGTGCACCGACGCGACGACGCCGACGAGGAGGTAGCCCGCGTGCGCGATGCTCGAGTACGCGAGCATGCGCTTCACCGACTCCTGCTGCCCCGCGACGAGGTTCGCGACCGTCATCGTGAGGACCGCGATCCACGCGAGGACGGGCGGCCAACCCGCCGACCACGACATGAGGCCCTTGTCCGCGAAGCAGGTGAAGAGGACGCGGAGGAGCATCGCGAAGCCGCCGCACTTCACGACCGCGGCCATGTACGTCG is drawn from Labilithrix sp. and contains these coding sequences:
- a CDS encoding carboxypeptidase regulatory-like domain-containing protein, whose amino-acid sequence is MRAAFLFAATSVLVAGCGSCSRKEETPSADAAPVATTIPDAAPLNVTTIPIAQVQKAVNPEKLPAYVGPTGSVEGTIRVDGARAKSLGLSPATYTQCPAAEAFYGREFREGEPPPDKPDGPRWLADAIAIVTGYSGFFVPETKEARLVTIEGCGYATRTVTMTYGQRLEVQNKTKEFWTPDLVPRDPGALMMATPGGDPTKLYPKHPGRYQLVDHDRKYVVDDLFVLQYPLHAVSDGAGKFRIDGIPVGKRKLTVTHPAIADVIAQREIDVRDGVVTPVELMLHNKESAGPKDAGDDSGWVPVPGLH
- a CDS encoding NADH-quinone oxidoreductase subunit N; the encoded protein is MNIAFLLSPLLVIGGGALLLMLAEAFGPKHNRAAGLALGTTMVFAAGLAFSVGAWLYGVEDMPERASLAPWLVIDRFSLFFDGLLCLGGILAALLAGGYLREHEMERGEFYALLLFATVGAMMVASAGDALIVFVGLETMSIGAYALTAFRRTSPRSAEGALKYFLLGSFAAALLLYGFALLYGATGHTDLAGIGKGIASGENATMVLIAVVLVLAGLVFKVSAVPFHMWTPDAYEGAPTPATTYMAAVVKCGGFAMLLRVLFTCFADKGLMSWSAGWPPVLAWIAVLTMTVANLVAGQQESVKRMLAYSSIAHAGYLLVGVVASVHDIAQATSSVLFYLLTYTVSTAGAFGALILCGRKGAEAVSYEDLAGIGKRHPAAALAFSLFLVSLAGIPPTAGFFGKWFVFRAAMDSGFYTLTIVAFVNSVIGVYYYLRVLVFMYMREPAAGAPFATPMKSGYVSAALVLSAILVLVLGIAPGSSLDVAIKAASIFAPSGG